The genome window ATCGAAAGCATAGAAAATTCTGAGAGGTTTTCCACCACTTTGAACTCGCAATTCTCGCATCTGAGAATGCTTAGAACCCATAATCCCTGAAGAATAAGGGAAAGAAAGATTCGTCCCTTTTTCTGTTAGAAGATTGACAACGGCTACAATATCGTTCTGCTGTTTTTCAGTAACTGTATCCCACCAGCTTTTAAATTCATCGGTATATTCAATTTCCCAAGTCATTCTTATATTATATTACATCAATGTAATATGTTAATCGATCGGTATAAAAAAAGGCGATCGCCCTAAATTCACCAACCAAGAAAGCGATCGCTCTGAGTGCGATTGCCGATCTTGTAGGTTGGGTTGACGTTAAGGAAACCCAACATCTATTTCTCATAATGATGCTGCGATCGCCTCTTTTTTAATTCCAGCATATGTGTTGCTGATTAATCTCAGACTAAATGTTAACAATCTGATGTTTTTTTGAATTTAAATATATGTCCAGATTTTTGCTTTCAACAACTTTATCTACGGCAATTTTTATCCTGCCAACATTGTCTTTAGCTGGAGGAGCTAATGCACAGTTTCCACAACCAAACGGACGCGGTGATTATTACTCAATTCAGACTCCAGGTACAACATCTTCTCACTTAGTTTGGCAAGTTGTTAGTAGCGAACTAAATTGCCGTAGTAGACCTGGCTCGAACTCTCGTGTTGTGCGAAAGTTATTTAAAGGCGATGTCATTAATTTAGTTAGTCGTCCTAAAATTAGGCGGGATGCTAAAGGATTACCTTGGTTATTTGTTGCTAAAGAGGGCAGTCTAGAGGATATAAAGACCAGATGCTTTGTCAGAGGGAATGCTCAATTTATTAAACCTATTCCCTATTCCTTCTCAGATCTAAAATTGGGTTCTGTTCTTAATACTTAGGCAAATAGTAGTAATCAGCGATCGCTATTTATAACTACTTAATAAACACCAACGAATCATGAAAACACCATCGGCAATTCTACTATCGCTAATCCTGGGTTTCTTGCCTTTTCAGACAGTTTTAGTCCCACCTGCCACAGCCCAAAATTCTATTCTCAACCTTTTAGAATTTAAGATTCGCCCTCAACTACAGCAGGCGATGCAATCGAAAAAATGGCAAAAAGCCATTGAATCAGTCGATAAGTTAATATCTATTACCTCAGATTCTCAAAAGTTGAGCGATTTACGATCGTATAGAGCCAACCTGTCACGCAAATTAGCCAACGCCACCCAAGTTCAAAACTCGTCATCAGAGGAGCCGAAAACTACACCAGAAACGCTCGGACAACCACCCATTCCTAAACCCAAAATCGATCCCAATGCGCCCCC of Merismopedia glauca CCAP 1448/3 contains these proteins:
- a CDS encoding type II toxin-antitoxin system RelE/ParE family toxin, producing the protein MTWEIEYTDEFKSWWDTVTEKQQNDIVAVVNLLTEKGTNLSFPYSSGIMGSKHSQMRELRVQSGGKPLRIFYAFDPRRTAILLIGGDKTGDDRFYDTYIPIADRLYDIYLEEIKNEGLI
- a CDS encoding SH3 domain-containing protein; translation: MSRFLLSTTLSTAIFILPTLSLAGGANAQFPQPNGRGDYYSIQTPGTTSSHLVWQVVSSELNCRSRPGSNSRVVRKLFKGDVINLVSRPKIRRDAKGLPWLFVAKEGSLEDIKTRCFVRGNAQFIKPIPYSFSDLKLGSVLNT